A window of Nicotiana sylvestris chromosome 8, ASM39365v2, whole genome shotgun sequence genomic DNA:
catccaaacctgcttgcggtgcgtacgcgctaacgacatttaaaataccctcacccaccaccaacttaatagtcattagtctatcattcacccgcctgacctctaccacggactctctaagatggttatctaccaggatacccactccattcttacccctcaggacaccagagtaccacaacttatacccatccacgtttttcgccctcgatccgacccacctagtctcatggacacacgctatattaatcttcctcttctgcaggattttcggtatcacaattttttgtgatagtcaaagtgctattcaattagcgaagaaccaagtttatcatgcaaggacgaagcacattgatgttcggtatcatttcgtacgagaaatcatagaagaaggtggagtcacggtgaagaaaattcatactacagagaatcctgctgatatgctgacaaaggtggtgactgcggtcaagtttcaacattgtttggatttgatcaacattgttgaacactgaagattgaagatgaagacacaaccaaaatttgttattgagagagaattgaaaatgtggaattttgccaaggtggagatttgttgaagtttggcaaaatgccaaagtcccacattggttgggagttaagtttgggggggatttttcccctataaaagaaggcctaatgtttaggattgaaacacacctctcatttgccttctcatctgtttaaggcatttgtatcttctctctttagtattatttcacttgtatttttggagtggaataaaatattggttgtgtccgaggagtaggcaaaattagccgaacctcgtaaattctggtgttccctttattgttgctttattgtcttatttattatttggtggctgtcataatttttggtatagtagttgtgacttattcacactatatacatttggcttccgcaacaattggtatcagagccaaggtactgtctaagtatgctctgtggttgcagcatagtctgatcttccacatcagaaaagatttatcttggtaactgagtcaaggttctgtctgagtatgctctgtggttgcagcttagtctgatcttccacaccagaaaggaaataatcttgatttgtgtcgtcagctattaaataatatttgtgtcaaagatgggagacaataaacaagaagaatctacatcaagtgtcaacaatacgtcatcattggcatcttcgcttatgacaagaattgtgtcaaatgcgaaatttgcggtagaaatatttgacgggtccggacattttgggatgtggcaaggcgaggttctagatgtcctttttcaacaagggctagatctggccattgaagaaaagaaaccagatgttattggagaagaagattggagaattatcaaccgtgttgcttgcggtaccattcgatcctaccttgctagagagcagaaatatccatacacaaaggaaacttctgcaagtaaattatggaaagcactggaggataaatttttgaagaaaaacagtcaaaataaattgtacatgaagaagagactgtttcacttcacctatgttcctggtaccacgatgaatgaacatatcaccagtttcaataagttggtcacagatttgcaaaatatggatacaacttatgatgatggtgacttggccttgatgttgttggcgtcacttcctgatgagtacgagcaccttgaaactactctactccatggaaatgacgaagtttctctcagagaagtttgttcggctttgtacagctatgaacaaagaaagcgagaaaaacagaagggcggagaaggagaagcactatttgtgaggggtcgtcctcaaagtcaaatgaggacaaagaagggaagatccaagtcaagatccagacccagcaaagatgaatgtgccttttgtcgagaaaaagggcactggaagaaagactgtccgaagctgaagaataaggccaaacataacaatggaaaggccattatggattcaaatgtagctgattgtgatgattcagacttctcattagttacaacagagtcattaacatcatcagacatatggttgatggactcggcttgtagccatcatatgtgtcccaacagggactggtttgtggaatttcaagaaggagaatatggagtcatccacacagcggataacaaccctcttacctcatatggcattggttcaatacgattaaggaaccatgatggaatgatcagaacattaacagatgttcgatatgtaccggatttgaagaagaatctcatctctgtgggagccctggaatcaaaagggtttaaaatcattgcagaaaatggagtgatgagagtatgttccggtgcactagtggtaatgaaggctaatcggaagaataataatatgtaccgctattgtggcagtacagttattgggacagcgacagtgacatccagtgacgacaaagaggcagaagcaaccaagctatggcacatgcgcttgggacatgctggaggaaaatccttgaaaactctatcagatcaaggattgttaaaaggagtcaaggcttgcaacttggagttttgtgagcattgtgtcaaagggaaacagacaagggttaaatttggtacagcgatccataatactaaaggcattttggattatgtacactctgatgtttggggtccttccaaaacaccttcattgggtgggaagcactattttgtaacctttgttgatgatttttcccgaagagtatgggtgtatacaatgaagagcaaagatgaagtgttgggaatttttctcaaatggaagacgatggtggagaatcaaacaggcaagaggatcaagtgtattcgcacagacaatggaggtgaatacaaaaatgatcatttcaataaggtctgtgaaaatgatggcatcgtccgacacttcactgttagacatacaccacaacagaatggagtggcagaacgtatgaaccggaccttgctggagaaggtacggtgtatgttgtccaatgctggcttgggcaaagaattttgggctgaggcagttacatatgcatgccacctcattaatcgcttaccatctgctgctattgatggcaagacaccatttgaaaaatggtatggaaagcctgctgtagattatgactctttgcacgtgtttggctcaactgcatattatcatgtgacagagtcaaaattggatccaagggcaaagaaggctatttttatgggaattacttctggagtcaaaggatatcgcttatggtgtcctatgacaaagaaagtaatattcagcagggatgttacctttgatgaatctgctatggtaaataaggtaacagaagataccaaacaaaatgaaggtgcttctaagcaggtggagtttgagggaaaatttttatttttcctacacaagaagcagatgaggaaacaaatgaagattaccctctggaaggagagccagtagaggagattccaactcaggaacctcaacaacaacttgaatcaatagcaaccagcaggccaaaaagaacaataacgaaacttgttcgtctcatagagacggttgcttgtgcaacctcaattgtagctgatgatgttcctactacttataaagacgctgtccaaagttcagaagaagataagtggaggattgccatgaatgatgaaatacagtcccttcatcagaatcatacatggagattggccaatctcccgaagggaaagaaagcaattgggtgcaaatgggtatttgcaaagaaggaaggatttcctaaccaagtagatgttcgctacaaagcaagattggtggccaaaggatatgctcaaaaggagggaattgattacaatgaagtgttttctccagttgtaaaacattcctccattagaattatgttggctttggtagcacaattggatttggaactagttcagatggatgtaaaaactgcgtttttacatggaaacttggaggaggaaatctacatgactcagccagaaggattcaaagttgctggaaaagaaaatatggtgtgcaaacttgaaaaatcgttgtacggattgaaacaatcttctagacaatggtacaagcgatttgacgagtttatgttgcggcaagggtacaagagaagcaaatacgatcattgtgtgtatttgcacaagcttaaagatggttcctttgtatatcttctcctatatgttgatgatatgttgatagcttccaagaatttggaagaaattgataagttgaagattcaactgaagaaggagttcgagatgaaggatttgggtgaggcaaagaaaattcttggcatggagataattagagatagacgttcaaagaaactctgtttatctcaaaaggaatatttgaagagagtacttcaacgttttggcatagatgacaagactaagccagttagtactccacttgcttcccattttaagctaagtactactatgtcgccaatggatgaagctgaacgagagtatatgtcaaaggtaccatacgcaaatgctgttggtagcttgatgtatgcaatggtttgcacaaggcctgacatttcacaagctgttggagttattagcagatatatgcacaatccagggaaggagcattggcaagctgtgaagtggattctacggtatattcataatactgtagatgtcgggttagtttttgagcaggaagacaatcagtctgtagttggatattgtgactcagattttgcgggtgatctggacaaacgaagatcaactactggttatgtgtttacttttgcaaaggcaccagttagttggaagtctactttgcagtcaacagttgctttgtctacaacagaggcagagtacatggctattacagaggctgtgaaggaggcaatttggcttcaaggattgctaaaggagcttggtgttgaacaaaaaggtatcacaattttttgtgatagtcaaagtgctattcaattagcgaagaaccaagtttatcatgcaaggacgaagcatattgatgttcggtatcatttcgtacgagaaatcatagaagaaggaggagtcacagtgaagaaaattcatactacggagaatcctgctgatatgctaactaaggtggtgactgcgatcaagtttcaacattgtttggatttgatcaacattgttgaacactgaagattgaagatgaagacacaaccaaaatttgttattgagagagaattgaaaatgtggaattttgccaaggtggagatttgttgaagtttggcaaaatgccaaagtcccacatcggttgggagttaaattttggggggattttccccctataaaagaaggcctaatgtttaggatttaaacacacctctcatttgccttctcatctgtttaaggcatttgtatcttctctctttagtattatttcacttgtatttttggagtggaataaaatattggttgtctccgaggagtaggcaaaattagccgaacctcgtaaattctggtgttcattttattgttgctttattgtcttatttattatttggtggctgtcataatttttggtataataattgtgacttattcacactatatacatttggcttctgCAACAGTAAGCTCACGCACTACTTCCTACCGCCTTTTGCTGACACTCGATGTATTACTAGGATTCCATTGAATTGATTTCCCCTACTGACTTCCCCAATTGCGTTTAGCTTGACATGGACGTTCCTGTATAATTGATTCGAAACTCTGAATTGCAATGTTCAGAATTCGGGCAACCAAAGAAAGTAGTTTCCAGATATGTCGActactttctctttttttttgacaTTGGAACTTGTGTTTACTATGGGAAAATGAGCAACCAGTTCTGAGTATTCACCGGAACTAAATGTCAAGCGAGTGAGGGAAAAAACTGACAAGTACTTCTTGACTAGGGGTGTAGATTGACCGGGTTGattcggtttttatcaaaatcaaattAAACCAACTATATTGGGGGTTTTAAATCtataaatcaaaccaaaccaacaaaaatcGGGTTTTTCAATTGCAACTTTTCGGGGGTTTTCGATAAAACTTATACTTCAAATATTTCTTTAGTACCTTTCTTTTGAGCCTTTGCTCACTCCTGAAGAATGTTGCACAAGATCTTTAATGTTGTAGACTCGCTTCTTTTTCTTCCAGTATAGAATGGACAATGATAAACTTTACCTGAAACTATTTCCTTTACATAACCTTCCTTTAATCTTTGATCCCAATTATCATCGTATTCTTCTATCTCtgataaaatctttcaaaaaagcCTCTAGCCCAACAATAGAATAGGATAATCCTTCAAAACATGCAAACTGAATATGTAAAATTATATTGCTTACAAATATATGTGAACAATTACTTCCCGCAAATTCAAGAAAAGATAGAAGTACCAAGAGATTTACTCATTCCTTTGAACCAATTGCTAAGTCCTTTATACCTTAAAGTTATGCATAAATACTTCCATCATCTTTAAGAAAAGATAGAAGTGCACCAGATATTTAGTCATTCCTTACCACTTAAATCATTGGTGATGATATGCGAATGTGATCATCCATTTTGTGTTACTATCTCAATGCTAAAAAGGATTCAAGAGTCATAGAATTACAGCCAAGAGTCATAGAAATACCTGAAAAATTTGTAAATAGTTACAGCCAAGAGTCATAAAATTACAGCTTTGGGCTTGGGCTTATTTTGTTGTTCTACAAGAGTGGGCTACAATTTAACTCCAACCTATTATTAAATTGTTAATAAACAAAGATcttgataaatttaaataaatatttagaaattatattatattaatattttaatctataaaataattccaaaaaataaatatatgtaATGTTGGGTTGGGTTGGTCTCGGTTTGGCTTTTTTTAATtaataccaaaccaaaccaattatgatcGGGTTTCTTtttccaataccaaaccaaatcactatcagtttttttttttcagtttgaCTCGATTTGTCGGTTTTCGTCGTACACCCCTATTCTTGACCAAGGAAATACCTTCTACCTTCTTGCAACTCCTTATTTTTTTCACTCCAAATAAATGTTACATGAGGTATTATGATCTCTGAGTTGTTAAGCTATTTTTGAATGTTTAAGCTATTTTGGCAATTGACCTAGAAAAAAATGACTCAACTGAAATCCACCATTAACGCTTCAAAAAGAAGAGAACCATTTTGGATGTATTTGAGGACACAAGTACAAAGAAAGTTGAACAAGTCAAATTCGTCTTACTTAATCCAAACACAAATGAATGCATTGACTATACGTGGAGCAAAATGTGAAAGTCACCGCCATCAACACTTTCCATACTTACCAAGAGTTTAACTTTTATGCATTAATAAACTTTTATATTATCAAGTCATTTTAAAAGTAGCAATAAGTAATTATCCATATCCATAATTAGAGAAATTTgtaacttcgaaaaataaagtaACATGCTATTACACATAAAATTGCAAGGTTAGTGCAAAAATTATTTACACTATCAGCATATAAAAATTAAATCCGTGTGCTAATATTGAGGTGATAGTAGCTGGAAGGTCACTTTGATACTTTGCCCGTCTAACACTTGAGGTCTCCCAGTCTAGAATCTTTACCCCTTCCCCACTCCTCACAGCCCCTTTATCTCATTCCAATTACAGACCCCCCAAAAATAAATCTTGAAATAGAAGTAAAGAATCGGTGAAATCCTATTTCATTTGGATGTTTGTTTACCTTCTGAATATTATATGGATACTCTGATCTTCATTCTTATTCTACATGTAAAAGCACAGGCACATACAAATAGTTGCTCACCAATTAACTGTTCAAATGGCTCTGATATCAACATTCAGTTTCCTTTCAGACTGCAGGAATTTCAGCCTCAACACTGTGGTCTCTCTGGTTTTGATCTACACTGTAAGCAAAACAAAACCACAGTCCATTTCCCATCTTATGGGGATTTAGTCATTAAATCCATTTCTTATGATCTAAAAAAGCTTGACTTACTCGACCCCAAAAACTGTGTCCACCAAGTTTTCTTGAATCTGAATCTTTCTCACACCCCATTTAGTTATTACTATATCTTGAAGGAGTATCAGTATCTGAATTGTTCAGCTCAACTTTCAGCTTCTTTTTTACAAGTCCCCTGTCTAAGTGGCTTTAAACATCATGTTTATGTTGTGGAAACATCATTTGTTATGCCTGATTTTTGTAGCCATGTCAAAACTGTAGGAATCCCATTTTCATATAGTCCTTTCCTTTCTGATAACACTTTTGGCCTTGGTTTAACGTGGAACATGGAAAAATCTCAAGACAGTATAGCAACAAAATTTACAACTTCAGTTCAACAAGAAGCAGGGCAGTTTAAAAAACTCATTGACATAGCAAATGATAAAGGTAAGTTATTAATCAACTCTGTGACATAGCAATAGATTTATATTACTGTTCTTATTGCTTGTTGCTTTATTTTTACCGTCCTTAAGCAGAGGGTCTATCTGAAACAGACTCTCTGTCTTTATAGGGTAGGGATAAGGCTGCGTACACACTATAAGCTAGGTTTGTTGTTGTTCTTTTGGTAAGAGGGAAAACTCACAGCCGCTACAACCTCTGCCACAGCCTCTGCCCTTGCCCTTcaggttttttgttgttgttgttgttgttgtattcttGGGGTCGACTATATAAATCTTCATATTCATTATTCAGTTTGTGCTTTGCATTGACTGACTGTTGACCTACTACAGTCAAACTTCTCTATAACAACCTCATTTGTTCCGAATTTTTTTGGCTATTATCgcgaagtgttgttatatataacatatattataacatagcaTAGAAATTGGTTCCGGAAGAAGTTTAGCTTTTATAGAAATGTTGctatagagaggtctgactgtTCAACCTTCCTCCTTTATCATCGGAACTTTGGACAAGCTAAATTTTGGTGTTTGATTGACCAATtatttaagtgttgaaatttaaCAATATATACTTTAATTAGGCTCTCTTCTTTCTAATTTGCAGCCTTGGCATGTATTATCCTGTTCATATTTGTAGTGGTGATGCTGTTAAACATAAAGAAATTATCTCATTCTACAAAGAGAATGGAGGtggagaaggagaaagagaatcAGAAGGAACCTCATACTGCTGCCATTTTAGGGGACTATGAAGCTTTGAAGCCCAAAGACAATCCTTGGCCAATGTCAAGGTGTTGAACGATCTAATCTAGGAACAAACTTTTGACATAAACATTCAGAATCAAATTGctttctaattgttttaaaaCGATTGAGAAAAGCTCTTAAATATGTTACGAAATCTGTGGAACTTTTGGTGGGCTTTGAATACTATGAAAGTTCATGCAAACGAGTAATATGAAGAAATTGGATGTTTCATAGATATGTTATGCTTATGAGTCATGTGGGTCAtatttctttattattattattattattactactactATTGGCTAGCTTGTGTGTATTTGTATTAATCCCTCGGGTGGTACATGTTATCTCCCACCAACACAAATATTGAGTAATGTTGTCTATCGTTTAGACAAATTAGAAGAAACCATAGTCTTTCTTCTGTTGGGATTGGAATCTTAATTTTCCGGAATCCTTTTCCTGATCACTAGAATACACCCATGGTGtgccatattttttttttgttattgtactAAAAATAGTGGCACATTCAATATCTGACACTACTTTCACTCCTTTATCTGAAAACTTTTTTCTATGTGAAGTTGGATCAGTAAAGAGACAAACTCATGTTGTTCTCTTTTCTTGGACTCGAAGATCTCAAATTTGTAttgctttttgttttattttggaacaaagcttcaagaatatttttgagaaaaaagagATAGTGGACAAAATTGTCAAAAAGCAAGAAAGCCTGTAAGTAACTACTCCGTGTGTTTCATATTATGTGTCGTATTTCTCTTTTACACGccctttaaaatattaattagaaaAGGAATTGGACTATGCTACCCTTATTATGTCATAAAATATAATCTTTCTTTATTGAAAATAAAGTTCTATTCATGAGTTATCTCcatcttcaagaacaattattactaagggtaaaaaaggaaaaaataatcaGTTTTGACTTAAActtctaaaataacaaataatttgaGAAAACTATTTTTAGTAAACACGACTGTGTTAATAGACACGGAGGGAGTAAGTAGTaagaaaataaccactatttGATTTCTGCAAGTGTCGAGGGGGGAAAGAAGAAAGGCGTGCAAACTGCGAACCATAATTAACTTAGCAATCTTTTGATTGACTGCATTAGCAAAATAATCCTAACATAAAATCTTGCACAAAATTATGCTGTTTGTTTGgctgaataaaaaataataatctcAACATTATTAataatacatcatctgtttggccgaaaaagaaaaaataatctCCCAATTAATAGAAGTTTTAGCTGCGGTATTAATAAGCTTAATACTCGTGTAAGTTATATTTTATGCGAGATTGAATGTTCATTAAAAATACGTCCAATGAGAATACATGTATACTGTATAGTAATATATGGGTAAAATtctttaataaaaataattttacaaTTAATGGCAGATCCAATAATGTAtatgtattggaaaaaaactgattttatattaaaaatgatgtggcatgacacgtggattagttgaatggtcaaagaacaacaattgactaagaggcacggtgaaaacagccacgggaagaagaatttaaataggcacgagacgacgtatagatacgagtctcgtaccaatttaaattatttacaaccaatggattagaaggcattgaaagcaaggatcagatgacag
This region includes:
- the LOC104234000 gene encoding RING-H2 finger protein ATL22-like yields the protein MDTLIFILILHVKAQAHTNSCSPINCSNGSDINIQFPFRLQEFQPQHCGLSGFDLHCKQNKTTVHFPSYGDLVIKSISYDLKKLDLLDPKNCVHQVFLNLNLSHTPFSYYYILKEYQYLNCSAQLSASFLQVPCLSGFKHHVYVVETSFVMPDFCSHVKTVGIPFSYSPFLSDNTFGLGLTWNMEKSQDSIATKFTTSVQQEAGQFKKLIDIANDKALACIILFIFVVVMLLNIKKLSHSTKRMEVEKEKENQKEPHTAAILGDYEALKPKDNPWPMSRC